In the Clostridium cellulovorans 743B genome, CAAAGATAATATCATGGATCCATTGTTTTGTAGTTGGATCATAGGTAGCAAATGAAGATTTGGATCTTGATCCAAGTATTAAATAACCGCCATCTTTAGTTTGGATTATTTTATTTCCCCATTCATCATGAGTTTCCAGTCCATAGTTATTAGTCCATTCTATATTTCCAAGGCTATTAAATTTACAAACGAATACATTTGAATATGTACCTGGGGCACCGTTTATAGGGATTGATCCAGTTATCACAAATCCTCCATCAGAAGTAGGATGCATATCAGAAGAAGTATATCCTTCCAATATTGTTTTTTCCCATTGTATAGTAGGTTCTACTGCATAGGTATCATAGCTATGAATAAAAGAAAAAAGTAACCCAAAAAACATTAGTAATAATAAAGTTTTTGGTAGTAAAAGTAATTTTCTATTAAGATTATTTGAGTGAATAACCTTTTTTTGCATTGTTGATAAATTACACAATTAAATCACATCCCCTTAAAATCTATTTATTTACAATTATATTACTATAAGGAATGGATTACAATATATTTTATGTATTATATTAACTAAAATGGTTATAAAAACGCAGATTTTCGTGAAATAAAAAGTAATTTAAAAGGGATTTACCTCATTTTATGATGAAATGTTTTCTTGAAAAAACAAACATAAGTGAGGAAATCCCATAAAGTTTTTAACACATAAGCAAGGTTATATTCCTTTGTAAGAAATCTAAATAATTAGATCTTTAAATCTTGCCAAGTTCCTAATTTTGTTCTAACTTCATTAATCCGTTGCCATCTTCCAAAACGTGTTCTGCGCTGGTATTCTATTTCTACCCAAACTGTGTTGTTTTGTATCCAAGCTGTAAATTTAATTCTATTTCTTGGGGAGGTCCGGAACATAGTCTGGACTCTTGTATTATTTCTGTTAATAATAAGTCTTCTTGGAGGAAGTCCATCAACTCTAGGTATGATTTCTATCATACATTCATGAATTGTATATTTTACAGATACATTACCTATAGATGTTTCACCTGAAGTAATATATTTGCCTTTCCCGCCTGTGATTTGGCAATCTTTTGAGCCTCCAGGGGTTCCGTTATCCTTTGGCAACACCTGTAAACCTGCTATCTCGTCAAGAAGATATGATAAATTACCATAGCTTACACCAGTTCGATCACTAATGATATTTTTTAGCTCTACTCGATTAGTATTAGGATTATATTCTCCAACTGTTGCGGTTATAGTACCAACTATATTTGGGACAGTTGTTCTGATCCTTCTTCCTTTTAGTCTATTAACTTCAGGTAATGTAAGTGCGTATGTTGGTCTATAGAGTCTGTAATAGGGAAACTTAGAAATAGGCAAGTTAACAATTTTTCTACGAAGCCTGGCTATTATATTTTTCTTGGATTTAAGCATAAATTATTAGCCCTCCAAATAATCTCTATACTTTATATTACTCAGTAAAATGATTATTGGTATCTTTATTAATATAAAAGTAATATATATTATTCAAAATAATATATATATCCTGATTAAAAATTTACATTGTTTTTATCAAGATGATATGAATTAAATGTGTAAACATTATTGGAACTTATATATAAATTAGAAAAAACTAAATTTCTTAAAGAATATAGGTTAAAATAGAGTTATTAGATGAAATTAGATAAGTGGTATTTGATTGCTTAAAAATATAAATAGAAGATTTACATAAGGAAGGAGAAGTAGTGAGTATAACTTGAATTTCAATGCTCATGAAATTTTAAATATGAAAATTGTTGTTTTAGATGGAAAAGTTTTAAATCCTGGAGATTTAAGTTGGGATGGATTAAAAGCATTAGGAGATGTTACTATTTACGATAGAACTTCTAAAGAAGAAATGTTAACTCGTTGTGAGAGTGCAGATATTTTAATTACAAATAAGACACCTATAAGAAAAGAGATATTAGAGAAACTTCCAACACTAAAATATATTGGGGTTTTGGCTACAGGGTATAATATCGTTGATGTAGAGTATGCTACGTCTAAAAATATTATAGTAACAAATATTCCAGCTTATAGTACAGATTCTGTAGTACAACTTATTTTCGCATTGTTGCTTGAACTTTGTCATTCTGTACAAAAGCATAGTGATTTGGTGAAGGAAGAATGTTGGGTAAAATGCTCTGATTTCGCCTTCTGGAGATTCCCGTTGGTGGAACTTGCAGGAAAGACAATGGGTATAATAGGCTTTGGTAGTATAGGAATAGCTACGGCAAAGGTTGCTAATGCTTTTGGTATGAAGGTCATGGTTTATACTAGAACGATAAAGGAAGAATTCAAAGAATTAGTAACCTTTTGTTCAAAAGAAGAACTGTTCACAAATTCTGACGTTATTTCCCTAAGTGCACCTTTAACAAAGGAGACAGAGGGAATAGTAAATAAAAAGTATCTTTCAATGATGAAGAAAACAGCTTTTTTAATCAATACTTCAAGAGGACCATTAGTTATAGAACAGGATTTAGCTAATGCATTGAATAATGGAGATATAGCTGCAGCGGCAGTAGATGTTCTATCAAAGGAACCGCCAACAAAAGATAATCCATTACTTACAGTTAAAAACATAATAATAACACCACATATAGCCTGGGCCACCTTTGAAGCAAGAAAGAGACTTATGAATATTGCTATAGACAATGTAAGAAAATTTTTAGAAGGTAACCCTGTAAATGTGGTTAAGGAATAATTAAAGATTAGAGGCTAATTAAATGCAGATCTTCTGATTAAAAAACCTACATTGATTTATCAATGGTATAAGAATTTAATGTAGGAATATTATAGAGATTATATATAAAGTTAATGGAGAGTAACTATTTTTAATAACGAGCGAGGAGTATTCTATGAGAAAGGAAAAAAACATCAGAAATATAGGGATATTGGCCCATGTAGATGCTGGAAAAACTACAATTACAGAAAATATGCTTTTTAAAAGTGGTGTAATTAGAAGTCTTGGAGCTGTAGACAAAGGCACTACACGCACCGATAATTTAGATATAGAAAGACAAAGAGGAATCTCTGTAAAAGCTTCAGCAGTTAATTTCATTTGGCGAGACACCGAGATAAACTTAATAGATACACCAGGGCACGCTGATTTTTCTGCTGAGGTAGAAAGAGCATTAGGTGTTCTTGATGGAGCAGTGCTTATTATATCAGCTGTAGAAGGAGTCCAGCCACAAACAAAAGTATACTTTGATGCTTTAAAGGCTATGAAAATCCCTACATTAATAGTAATAAATAAGATAGATAGAATAGGTGCTGATATAGACAGAGTGATTAAAGATATAAACATGCAACTTACAGAGAAAGTAGCACCAATACAATGTATTGAAGGAGAAAATACTAAAGATCCAGTGATTAAGGGGATTAGTACGACGGATTTTAAAGATAGTGTCTATATGGAAGAAGCTATTACAAAGCTTTCTGAGTACGATGAATCCTTGCTAGAAGCTTATTTAGAAGATGAAGAGATTGGTGATAATAGAATTACTGAAGCTTTAGCAAAAATTACCGGGCAAGGTGATTTTTATCCTATTCTTTTTGCCTCAGGTATAAGGAATGTAGGTATTGAAGAGTTGATGGATAGTGTCGTTAAATTATTTCCACCACTAGTGGTTGATGAAGAAGGTGACTTATCTGCTATTGTATATAAAGTTGAACATCACAAGGTTTTAGGCAAGATTGCTTACGTGAGAATGTTTCAAGGTTCATTAGAAAACAGAACCTTGGTTCATAATGTTACGAAAGATGTGGAAGAAAAAGTAGCACAAATAAAAAAAATTAGTGGTTATAAGGAAGTTGATTGCACAAAACTTACCGCTGGAGACATTGGCATCATTTCTGGGTTATCTAAAATATCTATCGGAGATATCTTAGGAAGTGAAGAAAATATACCTTTTGTTCCTAATATAGCGAAACCGTTATTGACCCTTCAAATTTTTCCTAAGCAAAAGGGAAAATATATGGAGCTTGTACAAGCTGTTGAGATTCTTGAAGAGGAAGATCCTCTTTTGAACTTCCAATGGATAAAAGAAAAAAATGAGCTGCATATTCAAATTATGGGCATGATACAGGTTGAAATTTTAGAGGCTATCTTACTTGAAAGATTTAATATAGTAGTAGAATTTGGAGAACCTTCAGTAATCTATAAAGAAACTCCTGCTTCTTCAGGTTATGGTCATTGCAGATATACTATGCCAAAGCCATGCTGGGCTGTGACTCGGTTTAAGATAGAGCCAGCAGAAACAGGATCAGGACTTAGTTATAAGTCAGAGGTTAGGAAAGAAGATATAAAAGAGAAATATCAAAGGGAAGTAGAACGGCAATTACCTATAACTCTGAAGCAAGGGATTTATGGTTGGGAGGTAATAGATCTAAAAGTCACTTTAGTCGAAGGTGAAGATCATGTTATGCACAGCAATCCAGGAGATTTCTTGATTGCTACAGCTATGGGAATAATGAATGGACTAGCAACTGTAAAGACTACTTTATTAGAACCAGTGCTTAATTTTAAGATAATTGTGCCTGAAGAGGTTGGTGGGAAGCTTCTAGGTGATATAGTTGAAATGAGAGGTACCTTTGATACTCCTATTATAGAAGCAGGAACCTTCAATGTAGAGGGGCAACTTCCAGTGGCAACATCCTTAGATTATCCTGTTAAATTGGGTATAATATCTAGCGGAAAAGGAATTATGATTACAAGATTTTCTGGATATAAACCTATTCCTTTAGAATTAGGAGCTACAAGAGAACGGGTTGGAGTAAATCCTTTAGATAGAGAAAAGTATATTTTATTTTCGAGAAATGCTATAAGATTATAAATTGAAATAAATGGAATTTTGTTGAAGATATTTCATAGTATACGTTGTACCTTTTAACGCATAATAACATTGTATTTCTGATTAATTAAAAGTTGAAAGGATGACAAAAATGAAAAATAAGGAAAACAAAAGAAATAGAAATGAAGATTGCAAACGGAATAACAACAATTTAGAGGTGGCAGAAGAAATAGCAATTGATAGAGATTGCAGAGATAATAGGGAAGAGAAATGTAGAAAAAAGAATAGAGAACGATAATAGCTACAAAGTTAAATACTATAAAGAATAAATTTATAGTATAAAAACTTCAAAACTACACATAATACTATTGAAGCTTAAGAAGAGAAGGTGGTTGTGTTGGAGGATTCAAAAGCACGTTTATTTAATCATCGAGATGCTAAAAAGCAGAGTGAGAAAATAAAGAGGGAGTTATCTAAGGTCAATCTTGAGGTAGGTGAAGATCTATCAGAAAGTGATCGTAAGAAGAGAAAACCCTATCAGGGCTTTCCAATTAACCAAAAACGATAATTAAGCTTCAGAAGCCTGTGGGTAAAATACTCACAGGCTTTTAAATATTTTTAAATATTTTTTAAAAAGTTTGCTAATACTAGAATAGTGACTTAGAAGAAAGGAAGTGGAATGATGGATAGATTAGAAAATCACGCTCTTGATATATCCCAAAACTTCTCGGAAACAAAGGAAGCTAACAGCAAACAAGCGATAAGAAAGCTATTAGACGAAAGTTATAAAGAAATAATCAAAGGCTATGAATATATTGATAAAGATGTTAGAGATAAAAAAGAGGTTATCCCTGCTTCTCAATGGTTGCTAGATAATCTTTATCTTATAGAAAAAGAGTATAAGGATATTAAGTTTAAGACACCAAACTTTTTTTATAAAAGGCTTCCTGTACTCACGAAGGGGGAACTAGCTGGTTTCCCAAGAGTTTATCAAATAGCAGCGAGTATAGTTGCTTATACAGAAGGAAAGATATGCAAAGGTTCTATAGAATCTTTTATAAATGCATATCAAGAGATAACTACTTTAACATCCTGTGAACTTTGGGCTTTGCCAATTATGCTAAAAGTAGCTCTAATTAAAAATATAAGCATTGTTACAAGGCAAATGGCTTTTGCTCAAAAAGAAAAAAAGATAGGAGATTCTATTGCTGATGAATTAGTAATATATAGTGACGATGAAGAAAGAATAAATAAAACTTTAAACTCAATTGATATAGAAAATCCTCTTTCATCTCACTTTATAGAGCGGGTTTTAAAGACTTTAAGGGATAATGGCTGTGAAAATCCGAGAATATACAAATGGTTTGATGAAGCATTGGATAGACAGGGTGATAATGCAGAAAGAATGATATTGATAGATCATCAAAAACAAGGATATTTTCAGCTTACTTTAGATAATTCTATAAGTGGAATAAGAGAGATCTCATCTATAAGTTGGAGTGCTTTCTTTGAAGAATTTAGCTTTGTAGAAAAATTGCTTAGGGCAGATCCAGCAGGTGTTTATAAGAAAATGGATTTTGATACAAGGGATTATTATAGGCATAAAGTTGAATGCTATTCTAGAAAATTCAAGGTATCTGAAACTTACATAGCTAAGCAACTTTTAGAATGTGCAGGAAATGAGACTGAGGAGCATAAAAGACATATCGGTTATTATCTTATAGACGAAGGTATAGCTTGCCTGAAAAAAGAGGTAAATTATAAAGATAAGTGGGTAGATATAATAAGAAGTCACTTAAGAAAAAACAATGCCACTTATTATATATTCACTATTGTATTAGGTACTATACTTTTAGAACTGTTAATTATGCTTTCTACTTACAGGAATGATAGTAATGTGATTATATGGAAATATATTATAGCTATATTGGTTATTCTTATTCCTTGTTCAGAAATAGTAAATGCAATTCTAAATTGGAGTATTAATAACCTTATACAAAGAAGATTTGTACCTAAGATGAATTTAGAAGATGGAATTCCTGATGAGGATAAAACAATCGTAGTTATTCCAACTATTATAGATTCTGAAAAGAGAGCTGAAGAATTAGC is a window encoding:
- a CDS encoding D-2-hydroxyacid dehydrogenase, whose product is MKIVVLDGKVLNPGDLSWDGLKALGDVTIYDRTSKEEMLTRCESADILITNKTPIRKEILEKLPTLKYIGVLATGYNIVDVEYATSKNIIVTNIPAYSTDSVVQLIFALLLELCHSVQKHSDLVKEECWVKCSDFAFWRFPLVELAGKTMGIIGFGSIGIATAKVANAFGMKVMVYTRTIKEEFKELVTFCSKEELFTNSDVISLSAPLTKETEGIVNKKYLSMMKKTAFLINTSRGPLVIEQDLANALNNGDIAAAAVDVLSKEPPTKDNPLLTVKNIIITPHIAWATFEARKRLMNIAIDNVRKFLEGNPVNVVKE
- a CDS encoding GTP-binding protein, producing the protein MRKEKNIRNIGILAHVDAGKTTITENMLFKSGVIRSLGAVDKGTTRTDNLDIERQRGISVKASAVNFIWRDTEINLIDTPGHADFSAEVERALGVLDGAVLIISAVEGVQPQTKVYFDALKAMKIPTLIVINKIDRIGADIDRVIKDINMQLTEKVAPIQCIEGENTKDPVIKGISTTDFKDSVYMEEAITKLSEYDESLLEAYLEDEEIGDNRITEALAKITGQGDFYPILFASGIRNVGIEELMDSVVKLFPPLVVDEEGDLSAIVYKVEHHKVLGKIAYVRMFQGSLENRTLVHNVTKDVEEKVAQIKKISGYKEVDCTKLTAGDIGIISGLSKISIGDILGSEENIPFVPNIAKPLLTLQIFPKQKGKYMELVQAVEILEEEDPLLNFQWIKEKNELHIQIMGMIQVEILEAILLERFNIVVEFGEPSVIYKETPASSGYGHCRYTMPKPCWAVTRFKIEPAETGSGLSYKSEVRKEDIKEKYQREVERQLPITLKQGIYGWEVIDLKVTLVEGEDHVMHSNPGDFLIATAMGIMNGLATVKTTLLEPVLNFKIIVPEEVGGKLLGDIVEMRGTFDTPIIEAGTFNVEGQLPVATSLDYPVKLGIISSGKGIMITRFSGYKPIPLELGATRERVGVNPLDREKYILFSRNAIRL